The genomic stretch CAACGCTTGGCCGAACATTTGGAACGTCCCTTTCCCCTCCTGTGGTGTCCGCTAGACTGGTCCGACTCCGAGTTTGACGAGGACCCTGTGCAATCATCCCGTTCCGATGCCTTACAACAGTTGCAACAATACTTGTAagaacaaatgtgagttttattaaaccatgtgTTTAAATCATTTCCATTGTGTAATGACTGTGTTCTATTAAATTACATGCCCaatctcagtttggttttcataatgCGTCTCACAATACGCTCCGTCAGGGTTTTACTACCAGGGAGTTGATCAATCTTGGCAATCATCTTGCGATCCGCCACCCATTTATCTTTCAAGGTCTTGGCTTTATCATAATCCATGTCATGTACTTTCGCAATCCTGTCTAACCGGTTGATGCCGGGATCCCCACGGGCCAACCGTTTTTTCAAATGAGTGCCAGGGCCCATATACTGATAACCGGGCCAATGAAATTCAATCCCCGTCTTGTTGAGGAGGTTTTGCACATCAAATAATTTGCCCCCACGTTGCGATCGTCGTGGGCGTCGCCTCGATCGGGCACGGGAAGTAGCTGTCCCACGACGTCTCCGACCCATCACGGGGTTTTCCACGATTTCCAATCCAAGGCTTTCTTGGCTAACCCAgcggctttctttttggcgatactggcggctttctttttggcagAATCTGTCGTGCGTTTGCGAATATCACGCGCCACCGCTTTCTTGATGGAATCCACTCGTTCACTAGGGGTATCCCAGGGTGCTGTACCGGGCCTGTCTGAAAAAGGCAACTCGTGGGCCAACTCAGCACTACTCACTTGAGGTGTgaacttgagtttctttttagcaCTAGGGGTGATGTTCGGTTTAGGCGGGACAGGTGGTTTTCTGGGCCCTGTCGGCGTGGAGCCTTGTTTTATACCCTGGGTGGCTTTGACCAATTGCGTGAACCACGCTTGCATCGGCcccgcctcaaaatcatcatcctCACCGGGCGTTGTAGCCCCTGCAGCGCGCACACCTCCCGCCGGCGCTCCAAAGGGTTGGCGcacttttttggtccaatggcGTAACTGACGGCTCACGGCTTTGAGTTGAGGCCGTTTCCAGGCATCCGGGACCTCACTGGTCAGGAGCACAGGTTGTCTGGCCGCCAAATCCGCGGCTTTACTCAAGCGAGTATCTTCCACCAATTcttgtttgtacttttcttttaattgtaaaaaagccGGGGCGTTGTCCACCGTGGTGCTCACCATCTCGGGTTCCATCATGCAACTGACGTGTCTCCTTTAGCGCATGCAACGTTTATAACATCGGTAGAGTTCCGGCCAGAGAGCGCCGCCGGTTTGAGCCATCATGATGGCGCGCCGTCGTTTCACTGAATGCGCGGGTTTGGCCATCGCGCGTAAACTCTGGGCATGCGGTTTGAGCAACGTGATAGTCTGTCGAGAACGGGGCACGGTGCCACGGAGCGTGTTCATCACCAATTCACTGATGGCATTGATCTGATCCGCATTGGCCATCCGTAACAATTCTTGTCGTCTATGTTGATTGGCTTCTTgtaagacacttttcaagaacggggcttgacgttccatgcgccACGCCATGCTGAAGGTTCAGAAATTGCCACGACCCCGCTCTATTTATGGTAAATTGGGCCCCACATGAACGACATAGTTCCCCATGATAATGCCGTTGCATATGACGTCGACAGCGTTGACACAACGCGGCCTCCATCTCCTCCGTCCATTCTAACGTCAACGTGATGGCTTTACGGGGGGGTCTAGTCCGGTCGACGAACACGGACCCTGGGTTTGTATTTTCGGAGCCACAAAGGCGAGAGAGCCATTGCCAACAACGGTAGCCTACCTCCGCGTTGCAGACCACGTCGACGGCGTCGTTTTCGGGGGACATTGACTCCACCATTGGTGCAGGTCGGGGTGGGTGTACACGTGCAGGGGCAGcccataactgtcaaagattTCGCACTTGTTCTGTTCCGTCCACAACCCCAACCAATGTTGTCCCGGTTCTCCCGCTGGATCCGTGTTGACAATGTATGCTTGACGGATACTCTTGGGGGGTGAACGGGGTAATTGGTCGGCGGGGTACACCCCGTGAAACACGCGTCGCAAGGTGGGATCTTCGAGGGCCAACGTGCGCAGCACCCTATCACTGAGCGCCACAAACTCCATGCCCGGTGTCTTCTGTCTTCTGAGTCCACTTCAGCCGTTGATGTTGTATTTTATACCTCCCATGTGATTGATCTCATACATGTTTTCATACTCGCTCCAGACCAACACAGTGACGTTGTGTCCCACTGCAGCAGCAAAATCAATGACCAGTCGCGTATTGCCCGATTGACGGGGGTTGCGATACTGAGGATCATCGGCTTTTCCACTAGGCACATTGTTGAACAGGAACAATGTGCAGTTCTTGCCTTGGCCCCAATCTCCAGGCAGCAGGAGGGGAATCTTGTCTTCATTGTAGGCACCCATGGCTTGTAGAAATCGATCGTACCCCAATAGATCTTCATAGGCTTGATCTCCAGTCAGTTGCAGGGTTCTGTAAGGGTATTCTTCTCCATTCAAAGTCTGACGTATTTGGGTgaccccaaacttttcaaaggcaaaggggTAGCGTTGTAGGTTTCCATTGAAGGCATCTGAATGCAATAACCCGACCATCACTCGGTCAGGAAATCGACCCACAAACACATTGTCTTGTTCCCACTGGGTGGTGCGTCCATCAAAGGAAAAGGTACGGATTTCGCTCCGCACCACGGGGTAGCGGGCAATCTGTTTGCCCAGctgtctttctttctgcagtctcaCATAGACACTGGCAttcaaggtcacttttctcatcaacaaagtgactttgatgtcttctgggtgaatggctggaaatttcttgGCGACTAAAGTGCCTTTGTTGGGGGTACCTATCAAATAGACAGTGTTGGGGTTGAGGAAGAGTTCTATATCCATCTGGATATTGGGGACCAATAATTTGCCTGTCTTGAGGGGTGCCAAATGAGGGCGGATGATGAAGGTGTGCCAATGTTCAGTCAGTAATCGGCTGGTCAAGGTACGCAATTCTGCATTCCCACTCCAATTGGCGTCTGTAGGGACATCGGAATTGGCGGCAGTGGCTCCCATGACATTCACCACATTCAGCTGATTGACCCATCCTTGAGGGGCTAACTTGGTGGCGCCTTCTTCTCGGTTGAAGTTCAAGAGGGTTTCTAGGTAGGCTCTGTAATGGTAGGTGTTGCTCTGTTCCGTCATGAGGACCCCATTCATGCTCAGGGTGACATCTCGAAAGATGGTGTgtccaaaattgttgacgcagtACACATGTCTCGTTTCGTTGCCATCCGAGATGAGCAGCCCCTCATCCAAGCCAGTATACCCCGCGGCTGGATTGGTCAGAcggactttgactttgaatcggAGAGAATTGGTGTCGTAATAATCGTCAGAGCCCGGGATGGAGAACGTGATGGGTTGGATGCCCGTCAAGGCGGGTTGAAACTCCACCTCCCGAGAGGCTTCGTACCGATAATCCACATCGGGCACGTCAAACAGTTGGAGCGACATGATGCGGTCTGTCCCTGGGTTCAACGACGTCCTCTTTTTATACCTTTTCGCAGTCTGTACCAATCATGAATGGGATGGGCGGAGGGAAAAGGGCGATGAGGAAAATCAATTTGGATGCGTTTTTTTAACTGGCGGAAGACGTTGCCCCCTTTCATCCGTTGCCTCCTGGCTTTGGCTTGGTTGGCCCATAACACCTTTCTGAGATCCCCCCCTTTCATCTGGCGCGCATATCGAACCATTCTCTTCTCCATGTAGAGGGGGTCCGTCAGGCGAGAGGACGTGTGCATCAAGGGATAGCGCGCCGTGGTGGACTTGCCAAAGATCGTGCCCCCGACTTGGTACGGCGAGATGAACCGTCCACGGGCGCGTTGCCGTCGAAtgcgattttgcgttttgagaaaACCACCCACGCGTACCATGTTTAACGTCCAAAGATGTCCCGTACACGTTGAGTCGCTCTTTTATAGGTTTTTTTGGCTTGGTGTTTGCCGCCCGCCCAGGCCATGGCAGGGGCTTTCCGTTTTAAGCCGCGGGTGAGTTGCCCACGTCGATCCGCCCATGTGGCCACAGCACTCTTGCCTCGTTGAATATCTCGTAGTCCCGCTTGCGCTTGCTGTAGGACCATGGGTCCCGCCAGTTTGATCAAGTCTTCGGCTAACCCTTTCCCGTCTTGCGGGGTGAGCACGGGCGTGTGGTACCGCGTTAAACTGCCTCCTCGCATTGGGTCGGTGTCACGTCGAGGTGCTTTTGGGTCCCTCGCGTGGCGCGAGTggctttttatagctgtttgagACCGATGGTCACCAAGGTTTTGCCCGGGGGTAAGATGGCCAGGGGTCCACTGGTACTGGCAATTTCCACTTCTAAAATATCCAATTGTTGTCCTCGCACTTTGATCCATTGATGGTGCAGGGGTTCCGCGGTGCTTTCCCCATCGCCGGTTCTCAACAATTGCACTTCCCGCAACAAGGGAAACTTGCCACTGCCCACCACCGTGGATTCCACCAGATCGGAATAGACCATGACGGTGCGTTTACGGGTCCCCACAATCTTTTCAAAGGAGGCATTCAGGTTGTTGATCTGCCATTCGAAGCCCATGTACAATCTCATCCATACCACTTGATCCATGGTCACGATCGTAAAGGCTCGGCTGGTCTGCATCACCCCCATGTACTGCTCGCCTTCCCAATTGTAAAACTTCCGTTGCTGACTGCCCACTGGACTAGTGGTCTCATTATAGGTGTCTGTCGGTGCTGTGAATTGTAAATTGGGCCCAATGTCAAAGGAACCTGTGACATTGGCTGTTTTGCCTGTCTTTCTGGTTAACAAGCCAAACTTCAGGGCAATGTCCAAGTTGATGTAAAATTCCACCACGTTGGCTTGGCGTTGGTCCGTCAAATCTTTTTGGGGTACCCCATGAATCACTAGGGCATCCTCTTTCCACGTCAGTCGGGGTATCGCGTATTTTTTGATGCTCACGATCGGTTTGGAATCGCGATCAACGATCAACAGATTATTTTGTTGTTCCACCAGTTTTTTCTGGACATAGTTATGCACTTCTTGACTCACGCGTTTCCAAAAATCCGTCCCGGTGGCTACGAGTTGATTCAGGTTCATGATATCTTCCAATTCGATTTGGCCAGCGAGTAAAGGGGCCTCTACCCGTAGATACCCTGAGGTGGATGGGTTGCCTGTGTCTGTCCATTTACGGATGATTTGTGGGTACTTGAATCGAACCACTTTGGTATGAGGATCCGCGGCGATGATGGCATTGCTCTGGCCTTGATCCGGGACGGTCAGGGACATCAAGGAGGCATGCCACCCCGCGCCCGGTAACACCAGCCGTTCAGGCAAACGCAC from Porites lutea chromosome 1, jaPorLute2.1, whole genome shotgun sequence encodes the following:
- the LOC140927518 gene encoding uncharacterized protein F54H12.2-like, which encodes MSLQLFDVPDVDYRYEASREVEFQPALTGIQPITFSIPGSDDYYDTNSLRFKVKVRLTNPAAGYTGLDEGLLISDGNETRHVYCVNNFGHTIFRDVTLSMNGVLMTEQSNTYHYRAYLETLLNFNREEGATKLAPQGWVNQLNVVNVMGATAANSDVPTDANWSGNAELRTLTSRLLTEHWHTFIIRPHLAPLKTGKLLVPNIQMDIELFLNPNTVYLIVTLNASVYVRLQKERQLGKQIARYPVVRSEIRTFSFDGRTTQWEQDNVFVGRFPDRVMVGLLHSDAFNGNLQRYPFAFEKFGVTQIRQTLNGEEYPYRTLQLTGDQAYEDLLGYDRFLQAMGAYNEDKIPLLLPGDWGQGKNCTLFLFNNVPSGKADDPQYRNPRQSGNTRLVIDFAAAVGHNVTVLVWSEYENMYEINHMGGIKYNING